A window of the Parabacteroides merdae ATCC 43184 genome harbors these coding sequences:
- a CDS encoding IS66-like element ISBf10 family transposase, with product MPTDKELLIKDLMHKCDCLYRENSRLKEMVSTQPLKAADKEVYEALLSDKDAIIAQKEAKINSLEQRVSYLERQLYGKKAEKFIKPDAQDRWLDFEGFDMLPQEAEAAEEAEKELKATREAIIARKKAGKQHPARKSLPENLEREVVHIYPEGYNPEEWTLLPGEEVTEILMHEPEKFYIRRIVRHTAKRKGTNEFKTGPLPVMPIAKSYASASLLADMMIGKYVDHIPFHRQLEQFKRVGVHLPASTVNDWFKDVADLLRPLYFRLWELVMQTDYIQSDETTIPVMNDERHKTVKGYIWLVRSVMTGRQFFYYDKGSRSGKVVLKLFGKFRGAIQTDGYERYEMLDAKKGIILLGCWAHARRHFWEARKNDMQRADYALAQIQLLYDVERKADDERLTYEQRAELRARLAYPILVRFEKWLVNEYPKVMKDSPIGKAIKYTYGRFDKLSRYHLDGRYRPDNNEIENKVRPVACGRRNYLFCGNNDAAEDAAVLYSFFGCCKAAGADFRTWLIYFLEHIHDYDDDYSMDLAELLPDNLLSKGKILSVTSPESPKKDS from the coding sequence ATGCCAACCGATAAGGAATTACTGATAAAGGATCTCATGCACAAATGCGACTGTCTGTATAGAGAAAACAGCCGGTTGAAGGAGATGGTGTCCACGCAGCCCCTTAAAGCTGCGGACAAAGAGGTGTATGAGGCTTTATTGTCTGACAAGGATGCCATAATCGCCCAAAAGGAAGCAAAAATCAACAGTCTGGAGCAACGTGTATCCTATCTTGAACGGCAGTTGTACGGTAAGAAGGCGGAAAAGTTCATAAAGCCTGACGCCCAGGACCGCTGGCTGGATTTTGAAGGCTTTGACATGCTTCCCCAGGAGGCTGAAGCCGCAGAAGAAGCAGAAAAGGAGTTGAAGGCTACCAGAGAAGCGATCATCGCCCGTAAAAAAGCGGGGAAGCAGCATCCTGCGAGAAAATCCCTTCCGGAGAATCTTGAGCGTGAGGTGGTCCATATATATCCCGAAGGGTATAATCCGGAAGAGTGGACGCTCCTTCCCGGAGAGGAAGTGACCGAGATCCTTATGCACGAGCCCGAGAAGTTCTATATCCGCAGGATAGTGCGCCATACAGCCAAACGGAAGGGTACAAACGAGTTCAAGACCGGCCCGCTTCCCGTCATGCCAATAGCAAAGAGCTATGCCTCTGCCTCATTGCTGGCAGACATGATGATAGGGAAATATGTGGATCACATACCGTTCCACAGGCAACTGGAACAGTTCAAACGTGTGGGGGTACATCTCCCCGCGTCAACGGTCAACGACTGGTTCAAGGATGTGGCGGATTTGCTAAGGCCCCTTTACTTCCGATTATGGGAGCTGGTGATGCAGACTGACTACATACAGTCGGATGAAACGACAATCCCCGTGATGAATGACGAGAGACACAAGACGGTCAAAGGTTATATCTGGCTTGTGCGCAGTGTCATGACCGGACGTCAGTTCTTTTACTATGACAAGGGTTCCCGAAGTGGAAAGGTGGTGCTGAAACTCTTCGGCAAGTTCCGGGGAGCCATACAGACGGACGGATACGAAAGGTACGAGATGCTGGACGCCAAGAAAGGTATTATCCTTCTTGGCTGTTGGGCCCATGCACGCAGACATTTTTGGGAGGCAAGAAAGAATGACATGCAGCGTGCCGACTATGCGCTCGCACAGATACAGTTGCTTTATGACGTGGAGCGTAAGGCTGACGATGAACGCCTGACTTACGAACAGAGGGCTGAACTTAGGGCACGTCTTGCATATCCCATACTTGTGCGCTTCGAGAAATGGCTGGTCAATGAATATCCCAAAGTAATGAAAGACAGTCCGATCGGAAAAGCCATAAAATATACATACGGAAGGTTCGACAAACTCTCCAGGTACCATCTGGACGGTCGTTACAGACCGGATAATAACGAGATAGAAAATAAAGTGCGGCCTGTCGCGTGCGGCAGACGTAATTACCTGTTCTGTGGCAATAATGATGCCGCTGAAGATGCGGCGGTGCTCTACTCGTTCTTCGGCTGCTGCAAGGCTGCCGGGGCTGACTTCCGCACGTGGCTGATCTACTTCCTTGAACATATACATGATTATGACGATGACTACTCGATGGATCTGGCCGAATTGTTACCTGACAATCTGTTATCCAAGGGCAAGATATTATCCGTTACGTCACCGGAATCTCCCAAGAAAGACTCCTGA
- the tnpB gene encoding IS66 family insertion sequence element accessory protein TnpB (TnpB, as the term is used for proteins encoded by IS66 family insertion elements, is considered an accessory protein, since TnpC, encoded by a neighboring gene, is a DDE family transposase.) has protein sequence MFSLNESNRYYLYPYPTDMRKSFYTLSGIVTNQMGKNVRDGDAFIFINANCTCMKILHMEYGGLVIYHMRLEHGHFHLPVINTEEGRIKAIETFWNDLVMMVQGMDGSKVRRYKRSGFHGL, from the coding sequence ATGTTTTCTTTGAATGAATCCAACAGATATTATCTTTACCCGTATCCGACAGACATGCGTAAGAGTTTTTATACGCTTAGCGGCATCGTGACCAACCAGATGGGAAAGAATGTACGGGACGGTGACGCTTTCATTTTTATCAATGCGAATTGTACCTGTATGAAAATCCTCCATATGGAATATGGTGGTCTGGTGATATACCATATGAGGCTGGAACATGGGCACTTCCATCTGCCGGTCATAAATACGGAGGAAGGTCGGATTAAAGCGATTGAAACCTTCTGGAATGACCTTGTGATGATGGTTCAAGGAATGGACGGCAGCAAGGTCAGGCGTTATAAAAGGAGTGGTTTCCATGGGTTGTAG
- the tnpA gene encoding IS66 family insertion sequence element accessory protein TnpA: MSHQWTMEDFESIYSRFKSSGLSVMDFCSNECIRPKRFYEWRSKLLRKGGFIPVKVNSKGQVSLPHKEKSLLSAPPVSPSPIPQPLCEISYPNGVTVRLNSPLSPEVLQTLIFLNSNR; encoded by the coding sequence ATGTCACATCAATGGACCATGGAAGATTTTGAATCTATTTATTCCCGTTTCAAGTCGAGCGGACTGTCAGTTATGGATTTTTGTTCGAATGAATGTATTCGTCCCAAACGTTTCTACGAGTGGCGTTCCAAGCTGTTGCGCAAAGGCGGCTTTATCCCGGTAAAGGTAAACAGTAAGGGCCAGGTCAGTCTTCCCCATAAGGAGAAATCCCTGCTGTCTGCCCCTCCGGTCAGCCCGTCGCCAATTCCCCAGCCGCTATGTGAGATCTCCTATCCCAATGGCGTCACAGTCCGCTTGAACAGCCCTTTGTCACCGGAGGTATTGCAAACCCTGATATTTTTGAATTCAAACCGTTAG
- a CDS encoding N-6 DNA methylase: MTRYETSPEVRPLEKTICEFAGLNGYDPMNVFTDFLRYVIHGFSPGAPPLKDWRYKRQQNAAFMKMFAEWVRLMQKQLEAASWYDALGDLFMALSSRKGQQAQGQFFTPVHICDLMVMCTETDGKKTGQRINDPTCGSGRLLLAYHVRHLGNYLVAEDVNRTCCLMTICNMLIHGCVGEVIHHDSLCTENFMDGWMVNHTLTQTGIPSIRRMSEEEYRTSRNMSVDLLRKRKEKLRQMQPDKKQLP, from the coding sequence ATGACACGCTATGAGACATCCCCAGAAGTCCGGCCACTTGAAAAGACAATCTGTGAGTTTGCAGGCTTGAACGGGTACGATCCGATGAACGTGTTCACAGATTTCCTGCGTTACGTCATACACGGATTCTCACCGGGCGCTCCTCCGCTGAAAGACTGGAGGTACAAGCGGCAGCAGAATGCCGCATTCATGAAAATGTTTGCGGAATGGGTGCGGCTCATGCAGAAGCAGCTGGAGGCCGCATCCTGGTATGACGCGTTAGGAGACCTTTTCATGGCGCTCAGTTCCAGAAAGGGACAACAGGCGCAAGGGCAGTTCTTCACTCCCGTACATATCTGCGACCTGATGGTAATGTGTACGGAAACGGACGGAAAAAAGACCGGGCAGAGGATAAACGACCCTACCTGCGGAAGTGGGCGTCTCCTGCTGGCATATCATGTACGCCACCTGGGTAATTATCTTGTCGCGGAAGATGTCAACCGTACCTGTTGCCTGATGACCATATGCAATATGCTCATTCACGGCTGCGTGGGGGAAGTCATCCACCATGACAGCCTCTGCACCGAAAACTTCATGGACGGCTGGATGGTAAACCATACACTGACCCAGACGGGCATTCCTTCCATTCGCCGGATGAGCGAGGAGGAATATCGGACAAGCAGGAACATGTCCGTTGACCTGCTCAGAAAGCGGAAAGAGAAATTGCGCCAAATGCAGCCGGACAAGAAACAATTGCCATAA
- a CDS encoding DUF4121 family protein yields the protein MKYGNFYDLESLTLLNRHEGCACSIKECDVEKVNRLISRMREDRERVSLPTAGDVVTYTTRGGDYYPQAHIERGDDREVHICLLPQTPFCHENEKCTGYNTEGGPWVITGPELLLPDGIRSKQFRMWGHTGRHRNGAVLFHTFVRAWKYTEPDPLYGKYTTKEWTRYIIECQPDIEPADAFIYRNESFTLYSREELERLVGILHGELFNGFRPGLFILWAYRMEWKELPTWEWNMLKAETHLFFLGVSPVKIRTDHNGHTVTFYKKTEQYDTL from the coding sequence ATGAAGTACGGTAATTTTTATGATTTGGAAAGCCTGACTCTGCTCAACAGGCATGAAGGGTGTGCCTGTTCCATAAAGGAGTGCGACGTGGAGAAGGTGAACCGGCTGATTTCAAGGATGCGGGAGGACAGGGAAAGAGTCAGTTTACCGACCGCAGGGGATGTCGTCACTTATACTACCCGTGGCGGTGACTATTATCCGCAGGCACACATTGAAAGGGGCGATGACCGGGAAGTCCATATTTGCCTTCTCCCACAGACACCTTTCTGCCATGAAAATGAAAAGTGTACCGGTTACAATACGGAAGGAGGCCCTTGGGTTATAACCGGTCCGGAATTGCTGCTTCCCGATGGCATACGCAGCAAACAGTTCCGGATGTGGGGGCATACCGGAAGGCACAGGAACGGTGCCGTCCTCTTCCACACATTCGTCAGGGCATGGAAATACACGGAACCCGATCCTCTGTACGGAAAGTACACCACAAAAGAATGGACGAGATACATCATCGAGTGTCAGCCGGATATTGAACCGGCTGATGCCTTTATCTATCGGAATGAGTCATTCACCCTTTACTCGCGGGAAGAACTGGAGCGGCTGGTCGGGATTCTGCACGGAGAACTTTTCAACGGATTCCGTCCCGGTCTGTTCATACTCTGGGCATACCGTATGGAATGGAAGGAACTTCCCACATGGGAATGGAACATGCTGAAAGCGGAAACGCACCTCTTTTTCCTTGGCGTCTCCCCCGTCAAGATACGGACAGACCATAACGGACATACAGTAACCTTCTATAAAAAAACAGAACAATATGACACGCTATGA
- a CDS encoding DUF4120 family protein has translation MKILNEEHFENVRRYAESIGDTSLQKCLERLKSWEENPDCPCEISLYYDHAPYSFGFTQRYPDGRTGIVGGLLYHGIPDRSFAVTLQPFHGWQIHT, from the coding sequence ATGAAAATCCTGAATGAAGAACATTTCGAGAATGTAAGGCGCTATGCCGAATCCATCGGTGACACCTCGCTCCAAAAATGTCTGGAACGGTTGAAAAGCTGGGAAGAAAACCCTGACTGTCCCTGCGAAATCTCACTCTACTACGACCATGCCCCGTACTCGTTCGGCTTTACACAGCGCTATCCCGACGGAAGGACAGGTATCGTGGGAGGTCTGCTCTATCATGGAATACCTGACAGATCGTTTGCCGTAACATTGCAGCCGTTCCACGGATGGCAGATACATACCTGA
- a CDS encoding LPD29 domain-containing protein, with protein sequence MTYFQNIHSLTDLKKEYRRLALEHHPDKGGDTAIMQQVNTEFGRLFEAWKEKPDIPSTSTGYEYDYPGATAKEYTKYVYNEYRWKGRNYKGQHAPEIVGLVRAWLKETYPGYKFSVRRENCHSIHIRLMKADFEAFTKESGKVQGDVNHHHIHSDKSLTDRAKDVMVNICDFIMSYNFDDSDPMTDYFHTNFYLTLGIGSYKQPYKVEPPKLGSKDKPEVFKHPEGPAHKAMRRALGKARFGFIESRKYAGEIILGEDCFGSRGEVYFWPKEYSSAKMAQKRIDKLEEAGIRCELTGYNGGYIRLLGYTPEMRNSLERERQEYAAAYQAWYSKQNLKTI encoded by the coding sequence ATGACTTATTTTCAGAACATACACTCTCTGACGGACTTGAAGAAAGAATACCGCCGGCTGGCATTGGAGCACCACCCGGACAAGGGTGGTGACACCGCAATCATGCAACAGGTGAACACCGAGTTTGGAAGGCTTTTTGAGGCTTGGAAAGAAAAACCGGATATTCCCTCGACCTCAACCGGATATGAATATGACTATCCGGGAGCCACGGCAAAGGAATACACCAAGTATGTGTATAACGAATACCGCTGGAAAGGCCGCAATTACAAGGGGCAGCACGCTCCTGAAATTGTGGGACTGGTACGGGCATGGCTCAAGGAGACCTATCCGGGATACAAGTTCTCTGTCAGACGGGAGAATTGCCACTCCATCCATATCCGGTTGATGAAAGCGGATTTCGAGGCGTTCACCAAAGAGTCCGGAAAAGTTCAAGGCGATGTCAACCACCATCATATCCATTCAGACAAATCCTTGACGGACAGGGCAAAGGATGTAATGGTGAATATCTGCGATTTCATCATGTCGTACAATTTCGATGACAGCGACCCCATGACGGACTATTTTCACACCAACTTTTACCTGACGCTCGGAATCGGAAGTTACAAACAGCCGTACAAGGTGGAACCGCCCAAACTCGGCAGCAAAGACAAGCCGGAGGTATTCAAGCATCCGGAAGGTCCGGCACACAAGGCAATGCGCCGGGCATTGGGCAAAGCGCGTTTCGGCTTCATCGAAAGCCGGAAGTATGCCGGGGAAATAATTCTGGGGGAAGACTGTTTCGGCTCACGGGGCGAAGTCTATTTTTGGCCGAAGGAATATTCAAGCGCAAAAATGGCCCAAAAACGCATCGACAAACTGGAGGAAGCCGGAATAAGGTGCGAACTCACCGGCTATAACGGAGGATACATCCGCCTGCTCGGATACACCCCTGAGATGAGAAATTCCCTGGAACGGGAACGTCAGGAGTATGCCGCCGCGTATCAGGCATGGTACTCAAAACAGAATTTAAAAACAATCTGA
- a CDS encoding DUF4313 domain-containing protein, whose product MNTRLAIIRSEGKEHLCYREEECFVDVSYPMVTFTKGEDDFEIVKCDHPSMEETFLYQESRLSIVIEMYHNGWPALSLKDPVTHEIYTVLTVNLEDKAAFSLPDRAFVDINNNPDAMEFLLSNKLAEDTGYRRQSGRVSYPMVTLNLPTFYRLDPHAFSAILNIR is encoded by the coding sequence ATGAACACCCGATTGGCTATAATCCGTTCAGAGGGAAAAGAACATCTCTGCTACCGGGAAGAGGAATGTTTTGTCGATGTATCCTATCCGATGGTGACATTTACCAAAGGGGAGGATGATTTTGAAATTGTCAAATGCGACCATCCGTCCATGGAAGAGACTTTCCTGTATCAGGAAAGCCGTCTCTCAATCGTGATTGAAATGTACCATAACGGCTGGCCGGCATTGTCTCTGAAAGATCCCGTGACCCATGAGATATACACGGTCCTGACGGTCAACTTAGAAGATAAGGCGGCATTCTCACTGCCTGACAGGGCATTCGTGGACATCAACAACAATCCTGATGCCATGGAGTTCCTTCTGTCTAACAAATTGGCTGAGGATACAGGTTATAGACGTCAGAGCGGCCGGGTAAGCTACCCGATGGTCACACTTAACCTTCCGACGTTTTACAGGCTTGACCCACATGCCTTTAGCGCAATATTGAATATCCGGTAA
- a CDS encoding IS4 family transposase: MNKGSHFNGQPAYGQLINLLDKSKILQISQEKGGERYVKHFDAWQHLLIMLYAVIKRFDSLREITDSMFPEARKLAHLGISMMPRRSTLSDANARRSEGIFEAIYRDLYKTYRNELSSDSRNNPSSSWINRLQIIDSTTISLFSNLIFTGVGRHPKTGKKKGGIKVHTNIHANEGVSSDIRFTSAATNDSFMLKPSNYTSGDIVALDRAYIDYAKFEELSRAGVIYVTKMKKNLVYEVSADTIYMTESGLMALRERHVTFTKKVKDGDDIKHHARIVTYVDQKKRGAKLISLLTNDMEMSAEDIVAIYRKRWEIELLFKQIKQNFPLRYFYGESANAIKIQIWITLIANLLLMVLKKRIKRSWSFSGLATMVRIMLMYYVNLYTFLEEPDKDWSKLVAEAESPPKELLLFG, encoded by the coding sequence ATGAACAAAGGTAGTCATTTCAACGGACAGCCGGCATATGGTCAGCTGATAAATTTGCTGGACAAGTCAAAAATTCTCCAAATCAGTCAAGAAAAGGGCGGCGAACGGTATGTCAAACACTTTGACGCTTGGCAGCATCTGCTGATAATGTTGTATGCCGTGATCAAACGGTTCGATTCGCTGCGGGAAATCACGGACTCGATGTTCCCTGAAGCGAGAAAGCTTGCCCATCTTGGGATAAGCATGATGCCCCGGCGCAGTACTCTGTCTGACGCAAATGCACGCAGGTCAGAGGGAATCTTTGAGGCAATCTATCGCGACCTGTACAAGACATACCGCAACGAACTTTCATCGGACAGCCGAAACAATCCATCTTCCAGTTGGATAAACCGGCTGCAGATTATCGATTCGACGACAATCAGCCTGTTCTCCAACCTTATCTTCACGGGAGTCGGACGCCATCCGAAGACGGGGAAGAAGAAAGGCGGCATAAAGGTCCACACCAATATCCATGCAAACGAGGGAGTTTCTTCAGATATCAGGTTCACATCTGCCGCCACTAATGACAGTTTCATGCTCAAGCCGTCAAATTACACAAGCGGAGACATCGTTGCCCTGGACAGGGCCTACATCGATTACGCCAAGTTCGAGGAGCTGAGCCGGGCAGGTGTCATATATGTCACCAAGATGAAGAAGAATCTTGTCTATGAGGTTTCTGCTGATACGATATACATGACAGAAAGTGGGTTGATGGCACTTCGGGAACGCCATGTGACATTCACGAAGAAGGTCAAAGATGGCGACGATATAAAGCACCATGCACGCATAGTCACCTACGTCGACCAAAAGAAAAGAGGGGCCAAGCTCATATCCCTCCTCACAAACGACATGGAGATGAGCGCCGAGGATATTGTGGCAATCTACCGGAAACGCTGGGAGATAGAGCTGTTGTTCAAGCAGATAAAGCAGAACTTCCCCCTTCGGTACTTTTACGGCGAAAGCGCCAATGCCATCAAAATCCAGATATGGATAACCCTCATCGCCAACCTTCTACTGATGGTGCTGAAGAAACGCATCAAACGCAGCTGGAGCTTCTCGGGATTGGCAACAATGGTCAGAATCATGTTAATGTATTACGTCAACCTCTACACCTTCCTCGAAGAACCCGACAAAGACTGGTCAAAACTGGTAGCCGAGGCAGAATCGCCACCCAAGGAACTCCTGCTCTTTGGATAG